In Deltaproteobacteria bacterium, the genomic window CTTCTGGCCGTCCCCTCAACCGTTCGAATCGCCATCTCCAGTGAGTTGGCATTGAGGTCGGGCAGTTTCATTTTTGCAATCTCCTCCACTTGAGCCTTTGTAACCGTTCCAACCTTGTCACGATTCGGTTGACCGGATCCCTTCTCTATCTTTGCCGCCTTCTTTAACAAAACAGAAGCCGGAGGGGTTTTAAGAACAAAGGTAAAACTTTTGTCCTGATAAATCGTGATGAGAACCGGAATGATGAGCCCCTTCTCCATCTTTTGAGTCCTCGCGTTAAACTGCTTGCAAAACTCCATAATATTAACCCCATGTTGACCCAAGGCAGGTCCTACTGGCGGGGCCGGATTTGCACCCCCCGCAGGGCATTGCAGCTTAACAAGTGCTTGTATTTTTTTAGGCGCCATCTTTATATTCCTTGTGTCTCTCCAGCCTTCTAATTTTTTTCCACCTGCATAAAGTCGAGTTCAACCGGTGTCGACCTTCCAAAGATACTAACCAGAACCTTAACCTTCCCTTTCTCAGGTTTCACTTCGTCCACAACACCATTAAAGTTGGTAAAAGGACCATCCACCACGCGAACCGACTCTCCCTTCTCAAAGGAGACCTTCGGTTTCGGCTTGAGGGTCCCCTCACTAATCTGCTGGGTGATGCGGGCCACTTCTTCATCAGCAACGGAGGGAGGCATCTTACCTCCCCCAACGAAACCTGTAATTTTCGGTGTCTCCTTGATAATGTGCCACGTCTCATCATTGAGCTCCATCTTGACGAGAATATAGCCCGGAAAAATCTTCCGGCTGGAGGTCTTCTTGACCCCATTTTTCATCTCCACAACGTTCTCGGATGGGATAAGAACGTCACCAATAAGAGACTGCATACCCAAATTCTTTACCTTCTCTTCCAAGGCTTTTTTGGCCTTTTGCTCAAAACCCGAATAAGTATGAACAACGTACCACTGTTGTGCCATAGTCATTTAAAACGAGAACACCTGTCGTGCCATCGTTCCCCAGACAAAATCCAAAAATGCCAGCAGGAGAGCCGCCACACCAACGAGCGCCAAAACGACGCCTGACGAGGAGACTGTCTCCTTGCGAACTGGCCAAGTTACTTTTGCCAACTCAACAACCACCTCATTAAAAAACCGATTTGCCTGACTCCAATAACGCGTTGTAATCGCAACGGAAACAGCGAGGAAAAATGCGATCAAAACCTCAGGACTCACGGGCATATCAGTGCCCCACTGAGGTAACGCGGCCAACATCCAGACCTCAGCCAGCAAACGGGAAAGGAACAAGAAAACAAGCCCCCCTCCCAGTATCAAGCCCAGATTGACCCAGCGCTGTGTTTCCATCTTACTTAGATCCTCTCGACTGCACTCCACTCACCCTACTTAAAAGACTGCAGGGGAGACAGGGTTCGAACCTGCGACCCCCGGTTTTGGAGACCGGTGCTCTACCAGCTGAGCTACTCCCCTATTTCGTCTCCTTGTGAGGAGTGTGCTGCCTGCAGAACCGGCAATACTTTTTGATTTCAAGCTTGCCCGGTGTCTTCGTCTTATTCTTCGTGGTTGAGTAGTTCTTTCGCTTACAACCACTACATTC contains:
- the rplK gene encoding 50S ribosomal protein L11: MAPKKIQALVKLQCPAGGANPAPPVGPALGQHGVNIMEFCKQFNARTQKMEKGLIIPVLITIYQDKSFTFVLKTPPASVLLKKAAKIEKGSGQPNRDKVGTVTKAQVEEIAKMKLPDLNANSLEMAIRTVEGTARSMGIDVK
- the nusG gene encoding transcription termination/antitermination protein NusG; this translates as MAQQWYVVHTYSGFEQKAKKALEEKVKNLGMQSLIGDVLIPSENVVEMKNGVKKTSSRKIFPGYILVKMELNDETWHIIKETPKITGFVGGGKMPPSVADEEVARITQQISEGTLKPKPKVSFEKGESVRVVDGPFTNFNGVVDEVKPEKGKVKVLVSIFGRSTPVELDFMQVEKN
- the secE gene encoding preprotein translocase subunit SecE, translating into MPVSPEVLIAFFLAVSVAITTRYWSQANRFFNEVVVELAKVTWPVRKETVSSSGVVLALVGVAALLLAFLDFVWGTMARQVFSF
- the rpmG gene encoding 50S ribosomal protein L33: MRVIIQMECSGCKRKNYSTTKNKTKTPGKLEIKKYCRFCRQHTPHKETK